The following are encoded together in the Peromyscus leucopus breed LL Stock chromosome 1, UCI_PerLeu_2.1, whole genome shotgun sequence genome:
- the Fuz gene encoding protein fuzzy homolog isoform X1: MGDAGPGVHLLCLAASSGVPLFCRSSGGGPSRQQLPFSVIGSLNGVHMFGQNLDVQLDSARTEDTTVVWKSFHDSITLIAVSSEEGASELSLERMLHMVFGAMVLIVGLEELTNIRNVERLKKELRASYCLIDSFLGSSELIGDLTQCVDSAIPPEGSLMQETLSGFAEATGTAFASLLVSGRVVAATEGWWRLGMPEAVLLPWLVGSLPPQAARDYPVYLPHGSPKVPHRLLTLTLLRGLELCLLCGPRPPLGQLDPQLLERWWQPLLEPLRACLPLGPRVLPEGFPLHSDILGLLLLHLELRRCLFTVEPSRDKEPSPEQRRRLLRNFYTLVATTHFPAGPAEKEEEAGSPAQRPRACYLVLGPGAGWRLVAVQLGLRRLLLLLSPQSPAHGLRGLATHTLQALTPFL, from the exons ATGGGGGATGCGGGGCCAGGGGTTCATCTGCTGTGCCTCGCAGCCTCCAGCGGGGTCCCCCTGTTCTGCAGGAGCAGCGGCGGCGGCCCCTCCCGTCAACAG cttcctttctctgtcatCGGCTCCCTCAATGGAGTCCACATGTTCGGGCAGAATCTGGACGTGCAGCTGGACTCTGCAAGAACGGAAGACACAACCGTGGTTTGGAAGAGCTTCCATGACAG CATCACACTCATTGCTGTGTCGTCCGAGGAGGGTGCCTCGGAGCTGAGCCTGGAAAGGATGCTCCACATGGTGTTCGGGGCCATG GTTCTCATTGTGGGACTTGAGGAGCTGACCAACATCCGGAATGTAGAGCGCCTGAAGAAAGAGCTGAGG GCCAGCTACTGTCTCATTGACAGCTTCCTGGGGAGCTCCGAGCTCATCGGGGACCTGACCCAGTGTGTGGACTCTGCCATCCCTCCAGAGGGCTCTCTCATGCAG GAAACCCTCTCGGGGTTCGCGGAGGCCACTGGCACAGCCTTCGCCAGCCTGCTGGTCTCGGGCCGAGTGGTGGCAGCGACCGAGGGCTGGTGGCGCCTGGGCATGCCTGAAGCCGTGCTGCTCCCCTGGCTGGTCGGGTCCCTGCCACCACAGGCCGCTCGCGATTACCCGGTGTACCTGCCCCACGGGAGCCCCAAG GTCCCGCACCGGCTGCTGACCTTAACGCTGCTGCGGGGCCTGGAGTTGTGTCTGCTGTGCGGGCCGCGCCCGCCTCTCGGCCAGCTGGACCCGCAG CTGTTGGAACGCTGGTGGCAGCCGCTGCTGGAGCCCCTCCGCGCCTGCCTGCCCCTGGGCCCCAGGGTGCTGCCCGAAGGGTTCCCGCTGCACAGCGACATCCTCGG CCTGCTGTTGCTGCACTTGGAACTGAGACGCTGCCTCTTCACGGTGGAGCCTTCGCGGGATAAAG AGCCTTCCCCTGAGCAGCGTCGGCGCCTCCTTAGAAACTTCTACACGCTGGTGGCCACCACACACTTCCCAGCAG GCCctgcagagaaagaagaggaggctgGCAGCCCGGCCCAGAGGCCCAGAGCTTGCTACCTGGTGCTAGGGCCGGGCGCGGGGTGGCGGCTGGTGGCGGTGCAGCTAGGGCtccggcggctgctgctgctgctgtcccctCAGAGCCCCGCCCACGGGCTGCGAGGCCTCGCCACCCACACTCTACAGGCCCTTACCCCGTTCCTCTGA
- the Fuz gene encoding protein fuzzy homolog isoform X2, which yields MRGQGFICCASQPPAGSPCSAGAAAAAPPVNSFLSLSSAPSMESTCSGRIWTCSWTLQERKTQPWFGRASMTGPCITLIAVSSEEGASELSLERMLHMVFGAMVLIVGLEELTNIRNVERLKKELRASYCLIDSFLGSSELIGDLTQCVDSAIPPEGSLMQETLSGFAEATGTAFASLLVSGRVVAATEGWWRLGMPEAVLLPWLVGSLPPQAARDYPVYLPHGSPKVPHRLLTLTLLRGLELCLLCGPRPPLGQLDPQLLERWWQPLLEPLRACLPLGPRVLPEGFPLHSDILGLLLLHLELRRCLFTVEPSRDKEPSPEQRRRLLRNFYTLVATTHFPAGPAEKEEEAGSPAQRPRACYLVLGPGAGWRLVAVQLGLRRLLLLLSPQSPAHGLRGLATHTLQALTPFL from the exons ATGCGGGGCCAGGGGTTCATCTGCTGTGCCTCGCAGCCTCCAGCGGGGTCCCCCTGTTCTGCAGGAGCAGCGGCGGCGGCCCCTCCCGTCAACAG cttcctttctctgtcatCGGCTCCCTCAATGGAGTCCACATGTTCGGGCAGAATCTGGACGTGCAGCTGGACTCTGCAAGAACGGAAGACACAACCGTGGTTTGGAAGAGCTTCCATGACAGGTCCTTG CATCACACTCATTGCTGTGTCGTCCGAGGAGGGTGCCTCGGAGCTGAGCCTGGAAAGGATGCTCCACATGGTGTTCGGGGCCATG GTTCTCATTGTGGGACTTGAGGAGCTGACCAACATCCGGAATGTAGAGCGCCTGAAGAAAGAGCTGAGG GCCAGCTACTGTCTCATTGACAGCTTCCTGGGGAGCTCCGAGCTCATCGGGGACCTGACCCAGTGTGTGGACTCTGCCATCCCTCCAGAGGGCTCTCTCATGCAG GAAACCCTCTCGGGGTTCGCGGAGGCCACTGGCACAGCCTTCGCCAGCCTGCTGGTCTCGGGCCGAGTGGTGGCAGCGACCGAGGGCTGGTGGCGCCTGGGCATGCCTGAAGCCGTGCTGCTCCCCTGGCTGGTCGGGTCCCTGCCACCACAGGCCGCTCGCGATTACCCGGTGTACCTGCCCCACGGGAGCCCCAAG GTCCCGCACCGGCTGCTGACCTTAACGCTGCTGCGGGGCCTGGAGTTGTGTCTGCTGTGCGGGCCGCGCCCGCCTCTCGGCCAGCTGGACCCGCAG CTGTTGGAACGCTGGTGGCAGCCGCTGCTGGAGCCCCTCCGCGCCTGCCTGCCCCTGGGCCCCAGGGTGCTGCCCGAAGGGTTCCCGCTGCACAGCGACATCCTCGG CCTGCTGTTGCTGCACTTGGAACTGAGACGCTGCCTCTTCACGGTGGAGCCTTCGCGGGATAAAG AGCCTTCCCCTGAGCAGCGTCGGCGCCTCCTTAGAAACTTCTACACGCTGGTGGCCACCACACACTTCCCAGCAG GCCctgcagagaaagaagaggaggctgGCAGCCCGGCCCAGAGGCCCAGAGCTTGCTACCTGGTGCTAGGGCCGGGCGCGGGGTGGCGGCTGGTGGCGGTGCAGCTAGGGCtccggcggctgctgctgctgctgtcccctCAGAGCCCCGCCCACGGGCTGCGAGGCCTCGCCACCCACACTCTACAGGCCCTTACCCCGTTCCTCTGA
- the Ap2a1 gene encoding AP-2 complex subunit alpha-1 isoform X3 yields MVPPPEVDSLSGHSREGFPMVAASAGDSMDSVKQSAALCLLRLYKASPDLVPMGEWTARVVHLLNDQHMGVVTAAVSLITCLCKKNPDDFKTCISLAVSRLSRIVSSASTDLQDYTYYFVPAPWLSVKLLRLLQSYPPPEDAAVRGRLVECLETVLNKAQEPPKSKKVQHSNAKNAILFETISLIIHYDSEPNLLVRACNQLGQFLQHRETNLRYLALESMCTLASSEFSHEAVKTHIETVINALKTERDVSVRQRAADLLYAMCDRSNAKQIVSEMLRYLETADYAIREEIVLKVAILAEKYAVDYSWYVDTILNLIRIAGDYVSEEVWYRVLQIVTNRDDVQGYAAKTVFEALQAPACHENMVKVGGYILGEFGNLIAGDPRSSPPVQFSLLHSKFHLCSVATRALLLSTYIKFINLFPETKATIQGVLRAGSQLRNADVELQQRAVEYLTLSSVASTDVLATVLEEMPPFPERESSILAKLKRKKGPGAASALDDSRRDTSNNDINGGVEPTPSTVSTPSPSADLLGLRAAPPPAAPPVPVGGGNLLVDVFSDGPNAQPSLGPTPEEAFLSELEPPAPESPMALLADPAPAADPGPEDIGPPIPEADELLNKFVCKNSGVLFENQLLQIGVKSEFRQNLGRMYLFYGNKTSVQFQSFSPTVVHPGDLQTQLAVQTKRVAAQVDGGAQVQQVLNIECLRDFLTPPLLSVRFRYGGTAQSLTLKLPVTINKFFQPTEMAAQDFFQRWKQLSLPLQEAQKIFKANHPMDAEVTKAKLLGFGSALLDNVDPNPENFVGAGIIQTKALQVGCLLRLEPNAQAQMYRLTLRTSKEPVSRHLCELLAQQF; encoded by the exons AGACAGCATGGACAGTGTGAAGCAAAGTGCAGCCCTGTGCCTGCTTCGACTCTACAAGGCTTCACCTGACCTGGTGCCCATGGGCGAGTGGACGGCACGTGTAGTTCACTTGCTCAATGACCAACACATG GGAGTGGTCACAGCGGCTGTCAGCCTTATCACCTGCCTCTGTAAGAAGAATCCAGATGACTTCAAGACCTGTATCTCACTGGCTGTGTCTCGCCTGAGCCGG ATcgtctcctctgcctccaccgACCTCCAGGACTACACCTATTACTTCGTTCCTGCCCCCTGGCTCTCCGTGAAGCTGCTGCGGCTGCTGCAGAGCTACCCACCACCAG agGACGCGGCTGTGAGAGGGCGGCTAGTGGAGTGTCTCGAGACCGTGCTCAACAAAGCCCAGGAGCCCCCCAAGTCCAAGAAGGTGCAGCACTCCAACGCCAAGAACGCCATCCTCTTTGAGACCATTAGCCTCATCATCCACTATGACAG TGAACCCAACCTCCTGGTCCGCGCTTGTAACCAGCTGGGCCAGTTCCTGCAGCACCGGGAGACGAACCTGCGCTACCTGGCTCTGGAGAGCATGTGCACGCTGGCCAGCTCCGAGTTCTCCCATGAGGCTGTCAAGACGCACATCGAGACCGTCATCAACGCCCTCAAG ACGGAGCGGGATGTCAGTGTGAGGCAGAGGGCAGCCGACCTCCTGTATGCCATGTGTGACCGGAGCAATGCCAAGCAAATTGTATCAGAGATGCTGCGGTACCTAGAGACTGCAGACTACGCCATCCGAGAGGAGATC GTGTTGAAGGTGGCCATCCTGGCTGAGAAGTATGCAGTAGACTATAGCTGGTATGTGGACACCATCCTCAACCTCATCCGCATCGCAGGCGACTATGTGAGCGAGGAGGTGTGGTACCGAGTGTTGCAGATTGTCACCAACCGTGACGATGTCCAGGGTTATGCTGCCAAGACAGTGTTTGAG GCCCTCCAGGCCCCAGCCTGTCATGAGAACATGGTGAAGGTCGGTGGCTACATCCTTGGGGAGTTTGGGAACTTGATTGCTGGGGACCCACGCTCCAG CCCGCCTGTCCAGTTCTCGCTGCTGCACTCCAAGTTCCACCTGTGCAGCGTGGCCACTCGCGCCCTGCTCTTGTCCACCTACATCAAGTTCATCAACCTCTTCCCCGAGACCAAGGCCACCATCCAGGGCGTTCTGCGTGCCGGGTCCCAGCTGCGCAATGCCGATGTGGAGCTCCAGCAGCGGGCAGTGGAGTACCTCACCCTCAGCTCTGTAGCCAGCACTGATGTTCTG GCCACCGTGCTAGAAGAAATGCCTCCATTTCCCGAGCGCGAGTCATCTATCCTGGCCAAGCTGAAGCGCAAGAAGGGCCCTGGGGCAGCCAGTGCCCTGGATGACAGCCGTAGGGATACCAGCAACAATGACATCAATGGGGGTGTGGAGCCCACCCCCAGCACCGTG TCGACGCCCTCCCCCTCCGCGGACCTCCTGGGGCTGCgggcagcccctccccctgccgcACCTCCAGTTCCTGTCGGCGGCGGGAACCTCCTGGTGGATGTCTTCTCTGACGGCCCCAATGCACAGCCCAGCCTGGGGCCCACCCCTGAGGAGGCCTTCCTCAG CGAGCTGGAGCCCCCTGCCCCTGAGAGCCCCATGGCTTTGTTGGCTGACCCAGCTCCAGCTGCTGA cCCAGGCCCCGAGGACATAGGCCCTCCCATCCCAGAAGCAGATGAACTGCTGAATAA GTTCGTGTGTAAGAACAGTGGGGTCTTGTTTGAGAACCAGCTGCTGCAGATTGGAGTCAAGTCCGAGTTCCGGCAGAACCTGG GCCGAATGTATCTCTTCTATGGCAACAAGACTTCGGTGCAGTTCCAGAGCTTCTCGCCCACCGTGGTCCACCCTGGAGACCTCCAGACTC AGCTGGCCGTGCAGACGAAGCGTGTAGCTGCACAGGTGGACGGTGGTGCGCAGGTGCAGCAGGTGCTCAACATCGAGTGTCTGCGAGACTTCCTGACACCACCGCTGCTGTCCGTGCGCTTCCG GTACGGTGGCACCGCCCAGTCCCTCACCCTGAAGCTCCCGGTGACCATCAACAAGTTCTTCCAGCCCACAGAGATGGCCGCCCAGGACTTTTTCCAGCGCTGGAAGCAGCTGAGCCT ccccctgcAGGAGGCACAGAAAATCTTCAAAGCCAACCACCCCATGGATGCTGAAGTTACTAAGGCCAAG CTTCTGGGGTTTGGCTCTGCTCTTCTGGACAACGTGGACCCCAACCCTGAGaactttgtgggtgctggaatcatcCAGACGAAAGCCCTGCAGGTGGGGTGTCTGCTTCGGCTGGAGCCCAATGCCCAGGCCCAG ATGTACCGCCTGACCCTGCGCACCAGCAAAGAGCCTGTCTCTCGCCACCTGTGTGAGCTGCTGGCCCAGCAGTTCTGA